Proteins from a genomic interval of Syntrophorhabdus sp.:
- a CDS encoding acyl-CoA dehydrogenase — protein sequence MELTTEQKDICKAAREFAEKEFRDKAKDFDEKEEFDLSIVKRAAENGFIGVFIKEEYGGAGLGFLEHSLITEEVWRVDPGCGQNICSAGFGAEMIQTFGTEDQKRFYLPKIASGEAIIGTAITEPDAGSDVTMVKTRAEKKGDTYVINGAKMFITNGCNAKYLLVYAVTDPEAKDVHKRCSVILLDTATPGFTATKIYGKMGIRASNTAEVSFDNVEVPAENLIGKEGRGFYQLMEFFNMTRNHVAAQGVGVAQGALEMAISYVKKRKAFGGYLSRLQGVQFKIAEMATRIEAARSLYWRAAYLLDNGKLDPALVSMAKWFAGETAVYVANEALQLHGGYGYIIEYDIQRFYRDAKIVEIYEGSKEVEKAVIASELLKRVF from the coding sequence ATGGAACTGACAACGGAACAGAAGGACATATGCAAGGCGGCACGTGAATTCGCCGAGAAGGAGTTCAGGGACAAGGCGAAGGATTTCGATGAGAAAGAGGAGTTCGACCTCTCCATCGTGAAGCGCGCAGCCGAGAACGGCTTCATCGGGGTCTTCATCAAGGAAGAGTACGGGGGAGCGGGCCTCGGGTTCCTCGAGCATTCGCTCATCACCGAGGAGGTGTGGCGTGTCGATCCCGGCTGCGGCCAGAACATCTGCTCCGCCGGTTTCGGCGCCGAGATGATCCAGACCTTCGGAACGGAGGACCAGAAGCGGTTCTACCTCCCGAAGATCGCGTCCGGCGAGGCCATCATCGGCACGGCGATAACGGAGCCCGACGCGGGCAGTGACGTGACGATGGTGAAGACCCGCGCCGAGAAGAAGGGCGACACATATGTCATCAACGGCGCGAAGATGTTCATAACGAACGGGTGCAACGCGAAGTACCTCCTCGTTTACGCCGTCACCGACCCCGAGGCGAAGGACGTGCACAAGAGATGCAGCGTCATACTCCTCGACACGGCGACCCCGGGCTTCACGGCGACGAAGATCTACGGCAAGATGGGCATCAGGGCCTCGAACACGGCGGAGGTGAGCTTCGACAACGTGGAGGTTCCCGCCGAGAACCTCATCGGCAAGGAGGGCCGGGGTTTCTACCAGCTCATGGAGTTCTTCAACATGACCCGCAACCACGTCGCCGCGCAGGGCGTGGGCGTCGCCCAGGGGGCCCTCGAGATGGCCATCTCCTACGTGAAGAAGAGAAAGGCCTTCGGCGGATATCTGTCGCGGCTCCAGGGCGTGCAGTTCAAGATAGCCGAGATGGCGACCCGCATCGAGGCCGCCCGCAGCCTCTATTGGAGGGCCGCGTACCTCCTCGACAACGGCAAGCTCGACCCCGCGCTCGTTTCCATGGCGAAGTGGTTCGCCGGCGAGACCGCTGTTTACGTGGCCAACGAGGCCCTGCAGCTCCACGGCGGCTACGGCTACATAATCGAGTACGATATTCAGCGGTTCTACCGCGACGCGAAGATAGTCGAGATCTACGAAGGCTCCAAGGAGGTCGAAAAGGCGGTCATCGCCAGCGAACTGCTGAAACGTGTCTTCTAG
- a CDS encoding acyl--CoA ligase — MTPNHDFQTVRTLIARNAALYPHKTAMKEFETGRSCTFEDLLERAKKIGSALHGMGVKKGERVGIMSQNSYEYMELVLSVTAAGYVFVPVNFRLAGREMAGVLSDAEPVVLFVQEQYVKTAQEIKGELPSVREYVHIGPVETRPDGWRGYEEMIQCAAPMGWVEALDEDDLAMLMYTSGTTGAPKGVMQTHLNLYHCGRTCAFNNCIETEDIGFTICPMYHVTATTSFFGPFYRGATSILFQKFDAEALFEAAREEHIVAGMLATPMVRMLLDVWPSVKDRCDVSSMKKLWFAGAGIIPAVYKQFIDTFGCILGEHHGTTETTGVTANLSAKDIAKELTDDNLRILESCGRDAYDCEVLIVDDNDNPVVAPGEGEMKVRGLGTSLGYWRKEEQTKKAFRNGWFYTEDICHIDEKGYIYIIDRKKDMIITGGENVYPAEIEKVVNEHPAVRESSAIGVPHPVWGEAIAAIVVLNDGATLDAAGLIQYCKGRIAGYKVPKIVHFIPEMPRNPAGKISKPELRKQFGAA; from the coding sequence ATGACCCCGAACCATGACTTTCAGACGGTAAGGACGTTGATCGCCCGCAACGCAGCCCTGTACCCGCACAAGACGGCGATGAAGGAATTCGAGACAGGAAGGAGCTGTACCTTTGAGGACCTGCTGGAGAGGGCGAAGAAGATCGGAAGCGCCCTTCACGGCATGGGGGTGAAGAAAGGGGAGCGCGTCGGCATCATGAGCCAGAACAGCTACGAGTACATGGAGCTCGTCCTGTCCGTGACGGCGGCGGGATATGTCTTCGTGCCCGTGAACTTCAGGCTGGCAGGCCGGGAGATGGCGGGGGTCCTCTCCGACGCCGAGCCCGTGGTGCTCTTCGTCCAGGAACAGTACGTGAAGACGGCGCAGGAGATAAAAGGAGAACTGCCCTCGGTGCGGGAGTACGTGCACATTGGGCCTGTCGAGACCCGGCCCGACGGGTGGCGCGGATACGAGGAGATGATACAGTGCGCCGCACCGATGGGATGGGTCGAGGCCCTCGACGAGGATGACCTTGCCATGCTCATGTACACGAGCGGGACGACGGGTGCGCCGAAGGGGGTCATGCAGACCCACCTCAACCTCTATCACTGCGGGCGCACCTGCGCCTTCAACAACTGCATCGAAACCGAGGACATCGGCTTCACGATATGCCCCATGTATCACGTGACGGCGACGACCTCCTTTTTCGGTCCCTTCTACCGGGGGGCGACGAGCATCCTCTTCCAGAAGTTCGACGCCGAGGCCCTCTTCGAGGCCGCCAGGGAAGAACACATCGTCGCGGGCATGCTCGCGACGCCCATGGTCCGCATGCTCCTCGACGTGTGGCCCTCGGTGAAGGACCGCTGCGACGTGTCGAGCATGAAGAAGCTCTGGTTCGCCGGGGCGGGCATCATCCCTGCCGTCTACAAGCAGTTTATCGACACCTTCGGCTGCATCCTCGGCGAGCACCACGGCACCACGGAGACGACGGGCGTGACGGCGAACCTCTCGGCGAAGGACATCGCGAAGGAGCTCACCGACGACAACCTGCGTATCCTGGAATCCTGCGGAAGGGACGCCTACGACTGCGAGGTCCTCATCGTCGACGACAACGACAACCCCGTCGTCGCTCCCGGCGAAGGGGAGATGAAGGTACGCGGCCTCGGCACGTCGCTCGGCTACTGGCGCAAGGAGGAACAGACGAAGAAGGCCTTCCGGAACGGCTGGTTCTACACCGAGGACATCTGCCACATCGACGAGAAGGGCTACATTTATATAATAGACCGCAAGAAGGACATGATCATCACCGGCGGCGAGAACGTCTACCCGGCGGAGATAGAGAAGGTCGTCAACGAACACCCCGCAGTGCGGGAGTCGTCAGCCATAGGCGTGCCCCATCCGGTGTGGGGAGAAGCGATAGCGGCGATCGTGGTGCTCAACGACGGCGCGACCCTCGACGCGGCCGGACTGATACAGTACTGCAAGGGCAGGATAGCTGGTTACAAAGTGCCCAAGATCGTCCATTTCATCCCGGAGATGCCGCGCAACCCCGCGGGCAAGATCTCGAAGCCGGAGCTCCGCAAGCAGTTCGGCGCAGCCTGA
- a CDS encoding electron transfer flavoprotein subunit alpha/FixB family protein, with protein sequence MSYTLIVAEVRRGVFEERNLDSLGLGALLGGQSVLLVPDGAYEVADKLVDAIVKVTAAEEVYLNPMNMGKILEALFAAKGKPDHILFTQSSSGMEAAAYAAGLFGMPVITDVSGYDRDAGIFLKSYYSDKVFGQFKAAGSPAILTVRSGSFREFAVEKAAAPAETIEAVPAVETRTFVEYVEEEKADIDITKAEFLLSVGRGVGNQDEVSGYEELAGILKAVLSGSRPVIDKMWLPKARQVGTSGKTVKPKVYLAMGISGAFQHIAGMKDSDCIIAVNKDPEAPIFQYAHYGIVGDIHKVRDKLKELAKG encoded by the coding sequence ATGAGTTACACGCTGATCGTTGCAGAGGTGAGGCGCGGCGTCTTCGAGGAGAGGAACCTCGACTCGCTGGGTCTTGGCGCCCTTCTCGGAGGGCAGTCGGTCCTTCTCGTCCCGGACGGGGCCTATGAGGTGGCGGACAAGCTCGTCGACGCCATCGTGAAGGTCACGGCAGCCGAAGAGGTGTACCTCAATCCCATGAACATGGGGAAGATACTGGAAGCCCTCTTTGCCGCGAAAGGCAAGCCGGACCACATCCTCTTCACCCAGTCCTCATCGGGGATGGAAGCTGCGGCATACGCCGCGGGCCTTTTCGGAATGCCCGTGATAACAGATGTGAGCGGTTATGACAGGGATGCCGGCATCTTCCTGAAGAGCTACTACTCCGATAAGGTCTTCGGGCAGTTCAAGGCCGCGGGCTCTCCCGCCATACTCACCGTGAGGAGCGGGAGCTTCCGGGAGTTCGCGGTGGAAAAGGCCGCCGCTCCCGCGGAGACCATCGAAGCCGTCCCCGCCGTCGAGACCCGTACATTCGTGGAATACGTCGAGGAAGAGAAGGCGGACATCGACATCACCAAGGCGGAGTTCCTCCTTTCCGTGGGAAGGGGTGTCGGGAACCAGGACGAGGTCTCCGGCTACGAGGAGCTTGCGGGCATCCTGAAGGCGGTCCTTTCCGGATCGCGCCCCGTCATCGACAAGATGTGGCTGCCCAAGGCGCGGCAGGTGGGAACGTCGGGCAAGACGGTGAAACCGAAGGTATACCTTGCCATGGGCATATCGGGCGCCTTCCAGCACATCGCGGGCATGAAGGACTCGGACTGCATCATCGCCGTCAACAAGGACCCGGAGGCCCCCATTTTCCAGTATGCCCATTACGGCATCGTCGGGGACATCCACAAGGTGCGTGACAAACTCAAAGAGCTGGCAAAGGGCTGA
- a CDS encoding electron transfer flavoprotein subunit beta/FixA family protein, whose protein sequence is MNILVFTKRVAATQEEELRITGEGQAVDLSKVPFKVNDWDNYSVEEAVRIVDKAGGSVTAISIGDAESDEVLRRAIAMGAKDGFLVETGDVLNDPFMRGELIRSFIDKEKVPFDIILTGVQSEDDQFGAVGGIVAALMGLPYASMVIGIDAVEADHVMIRRELEGGLQEKVKVATPCVLSIQSGINEPRYVSIMGIRKASKVERKVFKADGYEKGSPKIELTKWVYPEKKGGATMLEGELADVCGQLLGILKEKGVCQ, encoded by the coding sequence ATGAATATCCTTGTATTTACGAAGAGGGTTGCCGCAACCCAGGAAGAAGAGCTGCGCATCACCGGGGAAGGGCAGGCCGTCGATCTCTCGAAGGTGCCCTTCAAGGTCAATGACTGGGACAACTACAGCGTGGAAGAGGCGGTGCGCATCGTCGACAAGGCGGGCGGTTCGGTGACGGCCATTTCCATCGGTGACGCCGAATCCGACGAGGTTCTGCGGCGCGCCATCGCCATGGGGGCGAAGGACGGCTTTCTCGTGGAAACGGGGGATGTCCTCAACGACCCCTTCATGAGGGGCGAGCTCATCCGCAGCTTCATCGACAAGGAGAAGGTCCCCTTTGATATCATCCTGACGGGTGTGCAGTCGGAAGACGACCAGTTCGGGGCCGTCGGAGGTATCGTTGCCGCCCTGATGGGTCTTCCCTACGCGTCCATGGTGATCGGCATCGACGCCGTCGAGGCTGACCATGTCATGATCCGCAGGGAGCTCGAGGGAGGCCTCCAGGAGAAGGTGAAGGTGGCAACCCCCTGTGTCCTTTCGATACAGAGCGGCATCAATGAGCCCCGGTACGTTTCCATCATGGGTATCCGCAAGGCCTCGAAGGTGGAACGCAAGGTCTTCAAGGCAGATGGATATGAAAAGGGCTCCCCTAAGATCGAGCTCACGAAGTGGGTCTATCCCGAGAAAAAGGGCGGGGCGACGATGCTCGAGGGAGAGCTCGCCGATGTGTGCGGCCAGCTCCTCGGCATTCTCAAGGAGAAGGGGGTGTGCCAATGA
- a CDS encoding (Fe-S)-binding protein yields MVEQAATRVLTCIQCGKCTGSCPESGRTPFNVRMLVRKKQFQSAIDEALPWYCTSCGACTIRCPRDVKPSEVIIELRAKLVEDGDIPVALQKALENTFVQKNPWGRSRNKRADWAQKLDFEVPHVSETQSKRLLFVCCIQAYDPRCMVIPVNVARLFNAGGLEFGILGEEEACCGNEIRRIGEAGLFEELMEENKAAFEEYGVKEIVALSPHCMNVLKKEYGDLGIKVVHYTELLAPLVEEGAIKLPGSFGKKVIYHDPCFLGKQNGVFDEPRSILGAVPDLELLEFSRSREMSLCCEGGGGRMFFEVEATYQRNAEVRVLDAVSRGAEIIATACPFCVMTLEDPATEKGLAVKELSEILTEVL; encoded by the coding sequence ATGGTTGAACAAGCCGCGACCAGGGTATTGACATGCATCCAGTGCGGGAAGTGCACGGGGAGTTGCCCCGAATCGGGCAGGACGCCCTTCAACGTGAGGATGCTCGTCAGGAAGAAGCAGTTCCAGTCCGCCATCGACGAGGCCCTTCCGTGGTACTGCACCTCCTGCGGCGCCTGTACCATACGGTGCCCGAGGGACGTGAAGCCTTCGGAGGTCATCATCGAGCTTCGCGCGAAGCTCGTGGAGGACGGCGACATCCCCGTCGCGCTCCAAAAGGCCCTGGAGAACACTTTCGTGCAGAAGAACCCCTGGGGACGTTCCCGCAACAAGCGCGCCGACTGGGCGCAGAAACTCGATTTCGAGGTTCCCCACGTGTCGGAGACCCAGAGTAAGAGGCTGCTCTTCGTCTGCTGCATACAGGCCTACGACCCGAGGTGCATGGTCATTCCCGTGAATGTCGCGCGGCTCTTCAACGCCGGTGGTTTGGAGTTCGGCATCCTCGGCGAGGAGGAGGCGTGCTGCGGCAACGAGATCCGGCGCATCGGGGAGGCGGGTCTTTTCGAGGAGCTCATGGAGGAGAACAAGGCGGCCTTCGAGGAGTACGGCGTCAAGGAGATCGTCGCCCTCTCGCCGCACTGCATGAACGTCCTGAAGAAAGAGTACGGGGACCTGGGCATCAAGGTCGTCCATTACACGGAGCTTCTCGCACCCCTCGTCGAAGAGGGTGCGATCAAGCTGCCGGGGTCTTTCGGGAAGAAGGTCATCTACCACGACCCCTGTTTTCTCGGGAAACAGAACGGTGTCTTCGATGAGCCGCGCTCGATCCTCGGCGCCGTCCCCGACCTCGAGCTTCTCGAGTTCTCCCGGTCGAGGGAAATGTCCCTGTGCTGCGAAGGCGGCGGCGGAAGGATGTTCTTTGAGGTCGAGGCGACGTACCAGCGGAACGCCGAGGTCCGCGTCCTCGACGCCGTCAGCAGGGGTGCCGAGATCATCGCGACGGCATGCCCCTTCTGCGTCATGACCCTGGAAGACCCGGCCACAGAAAAAGGTCTCGCCGTGAAGGAGCTTTCAGAAATACTTACGGAGGTCTTATAA